In Sodalis ligni, a single genomic region encodes these proteins:
- the tnpB gene encoding IS66 family insertion sequence element accessory protein TnpB (TnpB, as the term is used for proteins encoded by IS66 family insertion elements, is considered an accessory protein, since TnpC, encoded by a neighboring gene, is a DDE family transposase.), with translation MRKSFNGLGEQIQQALNENPFCGHLFIFRGRRGDMVKILWADADGLCLFIKRLEQGQFVWPTVRDGKITLTRSQLAMLLDKLDWRQPKTTRLNSLTML, from the coding sequence ATGCGAAAGTCCTTTAATGGTCTCGGTGAACAGATACAGCAGGCTCTCAATGAGAACCCTTTTTGCGGCCACCTGTTCATCTTCCGTGGCCGCCGTGGCGACATGGTGAAAATCCTTTGGGCGGATGCGGACGGTCTGTGTCTGTTCATTAAACGTCTGGAGCAGGGTCAGTTCGTCTGGCCGACGGTTCGCGACGGCAAAATCACGCTCACCCGGTCTCAACTGGCTATGCTACTGGACAAGCTGGACTGGCGCCAGCCTAAAACGACACGCCTTAACTCACTGACAATGTTGTAA